ACCGGCCACGTCTCGTTTCATCATCTCTAACAGGTGAAGACCACAGACATTAACACTAGTCCACAGAAACAATTGTTCAGACAGGACGAGGtgttaaaaagaaagaaatagaaatgtttttaaaatcacAGCAAGATAGCTTTTGAAAGCAGCAGCACTTCAATCGATATTGAAAAAGCAACAGAATGCATAATTACCCACTGGCAGTAAATGCCCTTTTGATGGgctagcacccccccccccccccccccccccccccaatacggTGTTATTTTAATGACTTCAGATTGCGGCGGGGTTCTGGTACCGTCTAAACACGCCTTGCGCAGCTCTGCGTTTAGGCCGCCCTGGATAATGGCGAACAGGTTCTGCCGGTGAGGGTTCCGATTGGCCGCAGCACACCGGTCCAGCCAGCGAATAGAACGGCGCATGGCTTCCTCAACCCTCGGACCCGTCACTGTGCTACTGACCACATCGTCCAGCTGCATCATGATATCCGAGCCTGGACAAGTGCCACGAAGAAAACACGCACTCGAGCAACGGGTCGGACATTAATTCACACCTGACGGTGGAAGCGAGAGATTTGAAACATGCTTTTCTAAAATGCTAATGTCAAAAATAGTGAATTAAAGGTGATGCAACTAGCATTCATTAAAGATCTGCAAAGCTGACGCGGGATTGCTTTGACCAAGTGTGCTGAGCGTAAGCCAATAGAGAGGTGATCTATGTGGGCGGAGCTTGTACCGAGGCTGTTCTGTATGGTGATGGACTGCTCAGGGGTGAGCAGTATCTCCCTGCCGTCATAAGGAGAGCGGAACTTAACTCCTTCCTCCGTCACCTCGGACAGCTCCACCAGGGACACCATCTGAAAACCTCCACTGTCCTGGCcggagcatgtgaaaaaaatggCACAGGAGTTTAACATTCCATTTAATTGGTGGAAAAAAGGATCCTTTCATTTCAATTGGCAGGATCAACGGGATCGAATGGCTTAAACTTTTGAATCAGGATGAAAAAAATTGATCCTTTTTTTATAGGTTTTTAAAAACACTCTTTATAACAGAACGCTGCCATGTCCAAACTTGCATGCCACCACTCAAGGATGATATGTGGCACATCTAACATACACATCTAGGTCCTaataacatttttattaggGTTACACAATCAAGGCAGAAAAATGACCTTACCGTCAGAAGGTTTCTTTTCCAGTTCATGAAACCGTGTAAGCCATTGGTTTTTTCAATCAACTCTGGACCCTGAAAAACATAGACACTAAACTTAAAGGAGTAGACAAAAAACGGACCTACTCATAACTCACAAGCATAACTTGGGGTTCGTGTTGGTGTGGTTCCTCACGTACCGGTCGCATGCCCAGATGGTAGGTGTTACCAAGACATATTTGACAGCCCAGGTCCTCCAGTTGGTCCACAGTGACTCCTTTCAGAGTCCCCTGGGTGCCTACCGGCATGAACACCGGCGTATTAACAACGCCGTGAGGAAGTGTAAGAATACATGCTCGTGCCTTGCTCACCGGACACTCCGCTAAAACGCGAAGCGCCAGCGGAGCGGCGGATGCGATCGATTTAGCAGCAGCCATATCAGATGGGAGATGATCGCATGTGGCGCCCTCCGCTACGGGCGCCGCCATTTTGAAAGTCTTGTTGACGGTGACGCCACGTGAATTATACCAGGAAGTATTTTTTAAAAAAGCTTTTTGGAGTAGGcttgaaatataaataaaaatatatttgattgCAGTCAAGAAACGTTGCAGTCGAATGTCGTTATTGACATCAAGGGACATGGAAACAGAAaaattagtaaaaaaaaaaaaaaaaacttgaacaTTTAACAACACTTCTCAACGGAGGAATTATTTATAAGGATATAAATACGTTTGTACATGTATCTCGGTGGCCTATATTGATTCTTCCACCAAAACGTTTACGAAATAAGTTCATAAAACATAAGAaaacatgtgttttgtgtgccaCTGTATTTACTTTTATTTCTAATAGGAACGTAGCTTCCTACGTCGACAGTGCGCTGCGCTGATAAATGATTGACACGTCATTTAACCAATCGCATTGCACACGCCTTCTTCAGTTGAAACTCCGAACGAGGAGCAATCCAATCAACGTCCGAAATGTACCGGGGAAACGGCCGGAAGGACCAATGAGCGTCCAGGCTCTCAATTGACAGGAGGCGGGACCGAAGTCACCGGTGGAGGTCGGTGTCGCCTGACCGGATGGTTGCTGGAAGTTTTGTTTTGTGAGTTTTAACGCCGATTGACTGCAGATAAATCGACCGATTTCAATGTTTACGCCGTAACGCGTGTCGCCAGCCAACAGCCCTCGAGGGTCCTCGAGTTATTTAGGTGCTTTTCCAGTGGCGGACCGATGAGTGAAACTGTTTGAAGGGAGGAACTCAACACTTGGAAGTAACCCGAGCACCTCGCGTCCCTGCgtcgggagagagagaggtcgcACTCCGCCATGGGGAACCGGGGGATGGAGGAGCTGATCCCCCTGATCAATAAACTTCAAGACGCCTTCAGTTCCATCGGCCAAAGCTGCAACTTGGACTTGCCGCAGATCGCCGTGGTGGGCGGACAGAGCGCCGGAAAGAGCTCGGTGTTGGAAAATTTCGTCGGCAGGTTTGTCCATTATTAAATACCAACTTCACGACTAATAATTCTGAACTATATTCACTAAAGCAGCTCGCCAAACCACTCCCTGACGGCCGTTTTCAACTTTATGAAATCATACGCGCCACCCCAATTACGTCTGAACTGTATTTTTTGCTGCCGTTGGCTTGATCGATCCTCAAGGACCTCGCCATGCACAGACGCGAGTTACGCGGTTGGCGTAAGCAGATGCGCGCTCGCAGACGCGAGTTACGCGGTTGGCGTAAGCGGATGCGCGCTCACGGACGTGAGTTACGCGGTTGGCGTAAGCGGATGCGCGCTCACGGACGTGAGTTACGCGGTTGGCGTAAGCGGACGCGCGCTCACAGCGGCGGTGATGAAATGGGGTTCGAGGCGGCCGAGCGTGAAATGGGGAAGCAGACCGTGAACGACAGAATGAGTgtgaaggaaactggaggtggcCTGCTGCTGGCCTCGAAAGTGCTGGCTTAGTAACAAAATACGGAAGTGGAATCTGATGCTGACTTGATTATGATTAATCAAGTTtattaatttagattaattatCTCTTTCTAAGTGGCATATGATCTTTATAACCCTAGTATCCTACTACTGGAATTTGTAGCTGCTTCACAGACTGTATAAATGTGGTTTTAAGTTGTAACATTTCCGCCCCCGTTCTGTGTAGCGCTTGGTTGATTTACAGCAAATGTTGGTCATATTAAGTAGAGATTATTTAAATTTTGTAACAATTCAACAAGAATCTATTGTGAGTACAGGTAGTTTACATTACGATACATTTTTGGAGGCTTTCAAAACTGAAAGACTCTGACTGTTGTTTCATATATTCATGGGAGACTCATGAATATTGTTTCATATATTCATGCATTTGTGACTCTCACATAAACGTGTTTGTCAGCCCGCCTTCCTAAAGAATTACGGCAGAGTCCGAGGGCACTGCATGTGCGCCTGACCTTCGTCGTCTAACAGGTGAACGCTGTGGGCTCGACCTTCGTTTGTGAGGACCACGCCCAGACGAGACGGCAGTGGCTGCCACAATCTCAATAAAGAGCAGCTGATTCACTCCTGGCCTTTCCAACCAACCATGATTTCTTGGAGAGGGGGCAGGAGGTCAGGCTGACGCACGAGTGTTACCATGACTGCCTCCAGGGGCCCCTTGCCTTCCAGCAGTCATTTCCTATCTTGTTTTCATCTGTACATCTGCGCTGTCTGAAGATTTTccagatgataatgatgatgaattTTGTGACTATTTCTGCAAGGGGTCTGGGACTCGCAAATGATTTGGCCTCTTTTGGTTTTAAAACGTGCCATTTCTCCAAGGTAAAGCATTAGATCACAGAACTTGGTCATCCTTCCTGCCTTTAAGTGGTGATTATCAGCTATTGTACACTTTGCCATTAAAGCCCAGGcgtgggagagggggggggggggggggggatcatcGCATGGCCAGTGGCTTCAAATGCAGCCTGCTAAGCAGGTTTAGCTTTTTGTGTCTTTTGAACAACTGCGAGAGAGGCACGCCCCATGTACGCTGGCATGTTTAACCTACATGCCTTCCCGCATGCCAAGGGTAAAGCTGGGAACTGCCTGGTGCACGTGCTGTCAATATAGGCCACAGAGCTTAGAGTTTGCATGTGAATGCATGCAAAACTTCAAAAACAAGTCTTCAAGCTTCATACTAGACATTCTGGTAAGCAGGTCCTTGTGGGTGGGGAGTGGGTGTGCATGACAAAACCCTGAAAAATTTGAGACATGCATTTGAATGAGCATGCAGCATCCCAACTCCAGGTATAAGCAGACGCAACATCTCTTCCCAGCAGAGAGATCTTCACAGATCACCAGTAGGCACCAGCTGAAAGCCTGAATTTCCAAATCCCAATGGGCCACTTTCTTTCCCTACGAGTGAGTGAGAAGAACCGGtgacttttgtttttgtttttgcatcTCTCCTGTGCAAGGAGGAGTAATGTAGATAAATACTGTAACTCAACGTGTAAATACTCTGTTGTGTTAGTTTTGTAGGTGGTCCTCTGTTGGTTTCTTTTGTTTTCAAAGGGTGCCATTTCAGTGCGGGCGGTCTTTGTTCGTGAGTCATCTTGCGCTCTCATTCACCTCTCTGTCCTGCGGAGAGT
This Brachyhypopomus gauderio isolate BG-103 chromosome 6, BGAUD_0.2, whole genome shotgun sequence DNA region includes the following protein-coding sequences:
- the qtrt1 gene encoding queuine tRNA-ribosyltransferase catalytic subunit 1 isoform X1, which translates into the protein MSLDVNNDIRLQRFLTAIKYIFIYISSLLQKAFLKNTSWYNSRGVTVNKTFKMAAPVAEGATCDHLPSDMAAAKSIASAAPLALRVLAECPVSKARACILTLPHGVVNTPVFMPVGTQGTLKGVTVDQLEDLGCQICLGNTYHLGMRPGPELIEKTNGLHGFMNWKRNLLTDSGGFQMVSLVELSEVTEEGVKFRSPYDGREILLTPEQSITIQNSLGSDIMMQLDDVVSSTVTGPRVEEAMRRSIRWLDRCAAANRNPHRQNLFAIIQGGLNAELRKACLDEMMKRDVAGFAIGGLSGGEEKDDFWKMVTLSTDHLPRGKPRYLMGVGYAVDLVVCVALGCDMFDCVFPTRTARFGSALVPWGSLQIKQKQYAKDFQPIDPDCQCATCKRHSRAYLHALFKSDTAAMHHITIHNISYQLTLMRSVRESIIEQRFPEFVASFMKRMFPSRQQYPGWAVDALASVNITLD
- the qtrt1 gene encoding queuine tRNA-ribosyltransferase catalytic subunit 1 isoform X2, with product MSLDVNNDIRLQRFLTAIKYIFIYISSLLQKAFLKNTSWYNSRGVTVNKTFKMAAPVAEGATCDHLPSDMAAAKSIASAAPLALRVLAECPVSKARACILTLPHGVVNTPVFMPVGTQGTLKGVTVDQLEDLGCQICLGNTYHLGMRPGPELIEKTNGLHGFMNWKRNLLTDSGGFQMVSLVELSEVTEEGVKFRSPYDGREILLTPEQSITIQNSLGSDIMMQLDDVVSSTVTGPRVEEAMRRSIRWLDRCAAANRNPHRQNLFAIIQGGLNAELRKACLDEMMKRDVAGFAIGGLSGGEEKDDFWKMVTLSTDHLPRGKPRYLMGVGGLAQLWSPGARCRSNRSSTPRTSSPLTLTASVPRARDTAGRICTPSSRATPQPCTTSPSTTSPTS